From Theileria annulata chromosome 1, complete sequence, *** SEQUENCING IN PROGRESS ***, one genomic window encodes:
- a CDS encoding glutenin, putative, with protein sequence MKSLIIYIYIIKVLVYCGRFAIFDVKGIYNTVQYILRKKSDNSLLCTILNVKKNNELYGVVSNDEILWIKQSKKEECQDVLVTKHQGKAKLALLQIQHFKSFYTVKRLRYFLGIWVPVSKELYNKIDKIISWKFDYKESEISVELTEEFDTAGLMVNNFFINEENKTRLYPRPGFKITLVNYRNNELWSKNDYQEEAIQIEIVKTDSKIQRLYVRYETYYGTADTIYYKCYPELRRVDRKEYFMDDDDDDDDGDDDYLPDGIDRYRRIGTRDVDSSHGTQPGGSSQTGTTDQGTEDQDQRASSPVYYGVSELVPLPLGTRPATPLPTPSKLVAPTPIKHFPEGIIRCFHVETFSEIGLVPQKTAKQREAAKQVTIRVGGTDDSQGQSEPTHYIPQHTEAVSHGTHYTPGQVTRHPTQPILRMPQQTAPRPTGRPRHAPPVPHVPTQPFPTTLIQPPPPRPSGITPYNIIQGIGQQRFPTSQTDNRAEQGSRTGSTTSSSTPTNKDNSKKTTDDSDSDGSDLFDIQETDVVTEVPESDTRIDEFLNMITKTVTSSTTSVTTTSRQTGQASKAIVAITSSTPQPGTQFGDASGLSLFSSGELTRARESGGSGGMHAISDSTVSSTVSSWDYSNANPFQDYIDIGQIPEVVTSDFSQEEIELASRSLTSSIESGRTGSSGDQTPTPGQTFSPAIMGDGRTPRYPSAPSVRPQFGVEGGLKNVIVRPSSLTGTQTVRAPVVRAPVFMPRDPETRSEYEEPPRKRPNTGQTVQPFPQPQPQPGQFQYQPPQAQQQQGQFGQGQQSQGQFSQGYYQHAQQPQHGTGQYGPTQQGPGYYGPTQPFQPQQQQGQTQQTQGYYGPTQQPQQQGQFTQGQYQTPQQQPPQNQYPQGQGNQGQGYFLSMLEEQDQFTSGQQQTQPQFPHSQGYYGPTQQPHVQPTQQTQGYYQPTQQQQTQPQFGQGFYGPNQQPQGQTSQNQGYFLSMLEDQNEYNLGQQSTQGQFGQGYDGTTQQQTQPGYPPQPQPQPGQFQYQPPQAQQPQGQFGQGQFQPSQTQFSQGYYQPSQQTQQNLGQYGPSQGFQPQQGTGYYGPNQPFQPQQQGQFTQGQPFQGQGDQGQGYFLSMLQEQDPYNSGQQSHQGQFGQGNYQTNQPTQPNQGQYSQGYYGPNQPLQPQQSQPGQGYYQPPPPQQQQPQNQYHQGYYGPNQPQQNQAQQGQIPYSQGQPTQQPQGYYGPPQQQQTQGYYQPTQQQPTQPQFSQGYYGPNQNQPPQGQFGHGQRQQPQTGYSQGYYQPGQNTGTPNTQTQNIGSTQQQGRYGDNSNGEDNQSSDDEDGDNFLVTEQTEKTTGGPDTGAGSTPPVQQRPVGSQRPLVRAPIYRPPTTPVGPISQQPPVSGVGGKRRLQTAPTHYIPENARGDRTGLGPENSGRTRPTAHGNNYVPVYKRPRQSQGLDFPEEDPEYEDDNDDAESFILNVNSDVEETEDTERSRDKTAQPRPQVNPEQSSVVRSILRKSLLGQARGTQGDSASKTTPAGTRHSGGQSDGSQASGGGSGGADSRRPDSSQSSQFDGGYRSALQHVDSRDVRNDDDPNGEFRKEGFPLDVLELDDSTKHYTVLVDKLLKVPVVIIIPADESFVEEITLGSLMIWRSETVKCVRVRLVVSEGNFIAIELTLVTPRRKKFHLFFRYHDGYYKGVARPRFNEAIYEQATKVQNIKRLSKRIDKEIMEEEKAKKDEKGNKKAFSRWESATYRESDETEDETEYENRRWDIQEIITRENGNHTNIIRGPKNITQRR encoded by the coding sequence ATGAAATcgttaataatttatatttacataattaaaGTCTTAGTTTATTGCGGAAGATTTGCTATCTTTGATGTAAAGGGCATTTATAACACAGTTCAATATATATTGAGGAAAAAATCCGACAACTCTCTCCTGTGCACTATTCTTAATGTTAAAAAGAATAATGAGTTGTATGGAGTAGTGAGCAATGATGAAATATTGTGGATTAAGCAATCAAAAAAGGAAGAGTGTCAAGATGTGTTGGTTACAAAACATCAGGGGAAGGCTAAGCTGGCGCTGCTTCAGATCCAACACTTCAAGAGCTTTTATACTGTAAAAAGATTAAGGTACTTTTTAGGTATATGGGTACCAGTAAGCaaagaattatataataaaatagataaaattatatcttGGAAGTTTGATTATAAAGAATCTGAAATCAGTGTGGAATTAACAGAAGAATTTGATACAGCTGGACTTATGGTGAACAATTTCTTTATcaatgaagaaaataaaacaagGTTGTATCCACGACCAGGGTTCAAAATAACTTTAGTTAACTATAGAAATAATGAGTTATGGTCAAAAAATGATTATCAAGAGGAGGCCATTCAAATCGAAATTGTAAAAACAGATTCAAAAATACAACGTCTTTACGTAAGATACGAGACTTATTACGGAACAGCAGatactatttattataaatgttATCCGGAACTAAGAAGGGTGGATAGAAAAGAGTATTTCATGGATGATGATGACGACGATGACGATGGAGATGATGATTATTTACCAGATGGAATTGATAGGTATAGAAGAATAGGAACAAGAGACGTGGATTCAAGTCACGGAACTCAACCTGGTGGATCAAGTCAAACCGGAACTACCGATCAAGGTACAGAGGATCAAGATCAGAGAGCAAGTAGTCCTGTTTATTATGGAGTATCAGAGCTTGTTCCACTACCACTTGGCACAAGGCCGGCCACACCCTTACCTACCCCGTCAAAACTGGTGGCTCCAACTCCAATTAAACATTTCCCTGAGGGTATTATTCGTTGTTTTCATGTCGAAACTTTTAGTGAAATTGGATTGGTCCCCCAAAAAACTGCTAAACAAAGAGAAGCTGCTAAACAAGTAACTATTCGAGTAGGTGGTACAGATGATTCTCAAGGACAATCTGAGCCAACTCATTATATACCACAACATACTGAGGCTGTGTCACATGGTACACATTATACCCCAGGTCAAGTTACAAGACATCCTACTCAGCCAATTCTAAGAATGCCGCAGCAGACTGCTCCTAGGCCAACAGGGCGGCCAAGACATGCTCCCCCAGTTCCACATGTTCCAACACAACCATTTCCGACTACTTTAATACAACCGCCGCCGCCAAGACCATCCGGAATTACACcttataatataattcaGGGGATTGGGCAACAACGATTTCCAACTTCCCAGACAGACAATAGAGCAGAGCAAGGCTCTAGAACAGGATCAACTACTTCAAGTTCAACACCTACTAACAAAGACAATAGTAAAAAAACAACTGATGACAGCGATTCAGATGGCTCAGATCTTTTTGATATTCAAGAGACTGATGTTGTTACAGAAGTTCCCGAAAGTGACACTCGTATAGATGAATTTCTTAATATGATAACAAAAACAGTTACGAGTTCGACTACAAGTGTAACCACCACATCCAGACAAACGGGTCAAGCATCGAAGGCCATTGTTGCGATAACATCAAGTACTCCACAACCAGGCACTCAATTTGGAGATGCTTCAGGGTTAAGTCTATTTTCATCAGGTGAACTCACTAGGGCAAGAGAATCTGGAGGATCAGGAGGAATGCATGCCATTAGTGACTCCACAGTGAGTAGTACGGTATCTTCGTGGGATTATTCAAATGCAAATCCGTTTCAGGATTATATAGATATAGGGCAAATCCCAGAGGTTGTAACATCTGACTTTAGCCAGGAAGAAATTGAACTGGCTTCTAGATCATTAACAAGTTCAATTGAAAGTGGTAGAACTGGGAGCAGTGGTGATCAAACTCCAACTCCGGGTCAAACGTTTTCACCGGCCATTATGGGTGATGGCAGAACCCCCAGATATCCTAGCGCCCCCAGTGTAAGGCCTCAATTTGGAGTTGAAGGTGGTTTAAAGAACGTTATTGTTAGACCAAGCTCTCTAACTGGTACACAAACGGTTAGGGCCCCAGTGGTTAGAGCCCCAGTGTTCATGCCACGTGATCCTGAAACTAGATCCGAGTACGAGGAACCACCACGTAAGAGACCAAATACAGGACAAACGGTTCAACCATTTCCACAACCTCAACCTCAACCTGGGCAATTTCAATATCAGCCTCCTCAAGCTCAACAACAGCAAGGACAATTTGGACAGGGACAACAAAGTCAAGGTCAATTTTCTCAGGGTTATTATCAGCATGCTCAACAACCACAACATGGTACAGGACAATATGGACCAACTCAACAAGGACCTGGGTACTATGGGCCTACTCAACCTTTCCAACCTCAACAACAACAAGGACAAACTCAACAGACACAAGGTTATTATGGACCTACTCAACAACCACAACAACAAGGACAATTTACACAGGGTCAGTATCAGACTCCTCAACAACAACCACCTCAAAATCAATATCCACAAGGACAAGGTAATCAAGGCCAGGGTTATTTCCTATCCATGCTAGAAGAACAAGATCAATTTACATCAGGTCAACAACAAACTCAACCTCAATTTCCACATTCTCAAGGTTACTATGGACCTACTCAACAACCTCATGTTCAACCCACTCAACAAACTCAAGGTTATTATCAACCTACCCAACAACAACAAACTCAACCTCAATTTGGCCAGGGTTTTTATGGACCTAATCAACAACCTCAGGGACAAACTAGTCAAAATCAAGGTTATTTTTTATCGATGCTAGAAGACcaaaatgaatataactTGGGTCAACAATCTACACAAGGTCAATTTGGACAGGGGTATGATGGGACAACACAACAACAAACACAACCTGGTTATCCACCACAACCTCAACCTCAACCTGGGCAATTTCAATATCAGCCTCCTCAAGCTCAACAACCTCAAGGACAATTTGGGCAGGGGCAATTTCAACCTTCACAAACTCAATTTTCCCAAGGTTATTATCAACCAAGTCAGCAAACTCAACAAAATCTTGGGCAGTATGGGCCGAGTCAAGGTTTTCAACCTCAACAAGGTACAGGTTATTATGGGCCTAATCAACCTTTCCAACCTCAACAACAAGGACAATTTACTCAAGGACAACCATTCCAAGGACAAGGTGATCAAGGTCAGGGTTATTTTCTATCTATGTTACAAGAACAAGATCCATATAACTCAGGCCAACAATCACATCAAGGACAATTTGGACAGGGTAATTATCAAACTAATCAACCAACTCAACCAAATCAGGGCCAATATTCTCAAGGTTATTATGGACCCAATCAACCTTTGCAACCTCAGCAATCCCAACCTGGGCAGGGTTATTATCAGCCTCCTCCTCCTCAACAACAACAACCTCAAAATCAATATCATCAGGGGTACTATGGACCTAATCAGCCTCAACAAAATCAGGCTCAACAGGGACAAATTCCATATTCTCAGGGACAACCTACTCAACAACCTCAAGGTTATTATGGTCCTCCTCAACAACAGCAAACTCAAGGTTACTATCAACCTACTCAACAACAACCAACTCAACCTCAATTTTCACAGGGTTATTATGGACCTAATCAAAATCAACCACCTCAAGGACAATTTGGACATGGACAACGTCAACAACCTCAAACAGGATATTCTCAAGGTTATTATCAACCTGGCCAAAATACAGGAACACCAAATACACAGACTCAGAATATTGGTTCAACTCAGCAACAAGGCAGATATGGTGATAATTCAAATGGAGAAGATAATCAGAGTagtgatgatgaagatgGTGATAATTTTTTGGTAACAGAACAAACTGAGAAAACAACTGGAGGACCAGATACCGGCGCAGGTTCCACCCCTCCAGTTCAGCAAAGACCAGTTGGTTCCCAACGACCTTTAGTTCGTGCGCCAATTTACAGACCACCAACAACTCCAGTAGGACCAATAAGCCAACAACCACCAGTAAGCGGTGTTGGAGGGAAAAGGAGATTACAAACCGCTCCGACCCATTATATTCCAGAAAATGCACGTGGTGATCGGACAGGGTTAGGGCCTGAAAATTCAGGTAGAACTCGGCCAACCGCTCACGGTAATAATTATGTTCCAGTATATAAACGACCGCGCCAATCTCAAGGTTTAGATTTTCCTGAAGAAGATCCTGAATATGAAGATGACAATGACGACGCAGAATCTTTTATACTGAATGTCAACTCCGATGTTGAAGAAACAGAAGATACAGAGCGATCTAGAGATAAAACTGCACAACCTAGGCCACAAGTGAATCCAGAACAATCATCTGTTGTCAGAAGCATTCTTAGAAAATCTTTACTGGGACAAGCAAGAGGAACTCAAGGGGATTCCGCTTCAAAGACAACTCCAGCAGGAACAAGACATTCTGGTGGTCAAAGTGATGGAAGTCAAGCTAGTGGAGGGGGTTCAGGAGGTGCAGATTCTAGAAGACCAGATAGTTCTCAATCGTCACAGTTTGATGGAGGATATCGGTCTGCACTTCAACATGTTGATTCCAGAGACGTTAGAAATGATGACGATCCAAATGGTGAGTTTAGGAAAGAAGGATTTCCACTAGACGTACTCGAGTTGGATGACAGTACGAAACATTACACCGTGTTGGTTGACAAGCTACTGAAAGTTCCCGTGGTTATTATAATTCCAGCAGATGAATCGTTCGTTGAGGAGATAACTTTAGGAAGTTTAATGATATGGAGGAGCGAAACTGTAAAGTGTGTTAGAGTAAGATTAGTAGTTTCAGAGGGTAACTTCATTGCTATTGAATTGACCTTGGTTACTCCAAGGAGGAAAAAGTTCCATTTGTTCTTTAGATACCATGACGGTTATTACAAAGGTGTGGCAAGACCAAGGTTTAACGAAGCTATTTACGAACAGGCTACAAAAGTTCAAAACATTAAAAGATTAAGTAAAAGGATCGACAAGGAAATTATGGAGGAAGAAAAGGCTAAAAAAGATGAAAAGGGAAACAAAAAAGCGTTCAGTAGATGGGAAAGTGCAACATACAGGGAGTCAGATGAAACTGAAGATGAAACTGAATATGAAAACAGGAGGTGGGATATACaagaaataataacaaGAGAGAATGGCAATCACACGAACATCATCAGGGGACCAAAGAACATAACCCAGAGGAgataa
- a CDS encoding phosphoglycerate kinase (PGK1) (Tap349e08.q2ks7.cand.137 - score = 49.29), which translates to MDFLLSSKLGLKDVADKLPGKRVLMRVDYNVPLKSGVVKDLTRVKATIPTIKFLLENDVHSVILMSHCGRPDGRVVDKLSLKQVVGPLSSLLGMEVNFLSDCVGPEVEKTCSNLTKGSVVLLENLRFHPEEEGELDGQKLSDEKIQKFRDSLTKLGDVYVNDAFGTAHRAHSSIVGVNLPLRVAGFLMKKELDYFSKALENPQRPFLAILGGAKVKDKVKLILALLEKIDVLIIGGGMAYTFKKVLDGMPIGKSLFDSDSVDLVKEIVEKAKEKGVKFLLPCDFVVTTMFSNDGPIKLASETEGVPEGWMGLDCGPRSIQKFEESVLTAKTIVWNGPLGVFEFPNFSKGSNEVLDFVVKATENGATTIIGGGDTASLAESTGKASKLSHVSTGGGASLELLEGKQLPGVVCLTNKLP; encoded by the exons AAAGATGTAGCTGACAAg CTGCCGGGTAAAAGGGTACTCATGAGAGTGGACTATAATGTACCATTGAAGTCTGGAGTTGTTAAGGATCTGACCAGAGTAAAGGCAACAATCCCAACGATCAAGTTTTTACTTGAAAATGACGTCCACTCAGTGATTTTAATGTCTCACTGTGGAAGGCCAGACGGAAGGGTAGTTGATAAACTCTCACTAAAACAAGTTGTTGGACCGCTCTCATCATTACTAGGAATGGAAGTAAATTTCTTAAGCGACTGCGTTGGACCAGAGGTAGAAAAAACGTGTAGTAACCTGACAAAAGGATCTGTGGTTCTCTTAGAAAACCTTAGGTTCCACCCAGAAGAGGAGGGAGAATTAGACGGTCAGAAGTTGAGTGATGAGAAAATCCAAAAGTTCCGTGACTCACTAACAAAGCTGGGTGACGTGTACGTAAACGACGCATTTGGTACAGCACACAGAGCACACAGCTCAATAGTAGGAGTCAATTTACCACTGAGAGTAGCAGGCTTCTTGATGAAGAAGGAGTTGGACTATTTCTCAAAGGCACTAGAAAACCCACAGAGACCGTTCTTGGCAATACTGGGAGGAGCAAAGGTGAAGGATAAGGTGAAGCTTATTTTGGCCTTACTGGAAAAAATCGATGTACTAATTATAGGAGGAGGAATGGCCTATACCTTCAAGAAAGTACTTGACGGAATGCCAATTGGAAAGTCTCTGTTTGACAGTGATAGTGTTGATTTGGTTAAAGAAATTGTAGAAAAAGCAAAGGAAAAGGGTGTAAAATTTCTCCTCCCATGTGATTTCGTTGTAACAACAATGTTCTCAAACGATGGACCAATTAAACTAGCCTCAGAGACTGAGGGAGTGCCTGAAGGTTGGATGGGACTAGATTGTGGGCCAAGATCGATCCAAAAGTTCGAAGAATCAGTGTTAACAGCAAAGACTATAGTGTGGAACGGACCACTGGGAGTTTTCGAATTTCCAAACTTCTCAAAGGGAAGTAACGAAGTGCTCGATTTCGTAGTAAAGGCAACTGAAAATGGAGCAACCACAATCATCGGAGGTGGAGATACAGCTTCACTGGCGGAATCTACAGGGAAAGCGTCTAAATTGAGCCACGTTTCTACAGGCGGAGGTGCATCACTGGAACTTCTTGAAGGAAAGCAACTACCAGGTGTTGTGTGTCTAACCAACAAATTACCTTAA